In bacterium, a single genomic region encodes these proteins:
- a CDS encoding SDR family oxidoreductase, whose translation MRKTLVTGGTIGIGAAIASHLRNAGYEVITCARSGKADIRCDVTDKAQVEKMRSQIGKLDILINNAGGVRTDLFLKLSEEDWDWHFNLNVKSIFYCTKSFLPGMVENKWGRILNIASTAGKIGGRYISAYVASKHAVIGLTRSLALEHARNGITVNAICPSFVDTPMLREHAKLIAEKTDKTTEQIVDSFRNLNPQKRFVTVEEVAHAVQFVIENEAINGQAISLCGGETT comes from the coding sequence ATGCGAAAAACTTTAGTTACCGGAGGCACAATAGGGATTGGAGCGGCGATCGCATCTCATTTGCGAAATGCTGGCTATGAGGTCATTACTTGCGCGCGCAGCGGCAAAGCCGATATTCGATGTGACGTCACCGACAAAGCGCAGGTCGAAAAAATGCGATCCCAAATAGGCAAGCTCGACATCCTGATCAATAATGCGGGTGGTGTTCGTACCGATCTCTTTCTAAAGTTGAGTGAAGAAGATTGGGATTGGCATTTCAATTTAAATGTGAAGAGCATTTTTTACTGCACGAAATCCTTTCTCCCCGGCATGGTGGAAAACAAATGGGGTCGCATTCTCAACATAGCCTCCACTGCGGGAAAAATCGGCGGTCGATACATTTCCGCTTATGTTGCTTCCAAACACGCGGTGATCGGACTCACCCGGTCGCTGGCACTGGAACATGCGCGAAATGGGATAACGGTCAATGCAATCTGTCCATCCTTTGTGGACACCCCTATGCTCCGGGAACACGCAAAGCTAATCGCTGAAAAGACGGACAAGACCACTGAGCAAATTGTGGATTCATTCCGCAACCTAAATCCTCAAAAACGTTTTGTGACTGTCGAAGAAGTCGCACACGCGGTTCAATTTGTGATTGAAAACGAAGCGATCAACGGACAAGCGATTTCCTTATGTGGAGGGGAGACTACATAG
- a CDS encoding RidA family protein — protein sequence MKIFNPESLAAPRGYNHGLAASGNLLFVSGQIGWDKNGNVADGLANQFEQALRNIVAVVEDAGGKPENIGRFTIFIKDKQDYLNRRKEIGLRYQAVMGKHFPAMSLLIVKDLLEERALVEIEATAVLP from the coding sequence GTGAAGATCTTCAATCCAGAATCGTTGGCTGCTCCGCGCGGATACAATCACGGCTTAGCCGCATCCGGAAACCTCCTTTTTGTGTCCGGTCAAATCGGCTGGGATAAAAATGGAAACGTCGCGGACGGCCTCGCGAATCAATTCGAACAAGCGCTTCGAAATATAGTCGCGGTCGTAGAAGATGCCGGTGGGAAACCAGAAAACATCGGACGGTTTACAATTTTTATCAAAGACAAACAGGATTATTTGAACCGGCGCAAAGAGATCGGCCTGCGTTATCAAGCCGTCATGGGAAAACATTTCCCGGCCATGAGTCTTCTGATCGTCAAAGATTTGCTGGAAGAGAGAGCGCTGGTAGAAATTGAGGCAACGGCTGTATTGCCATGA
- a CDS encoding enoyl-CoA hydratase family protein, producing the protein MMAPESFELHIADGIAQIVLSRPEAYNALTFDVYRELNQCFIELQTEDSVRVVILSGRGKAFCSGGDVRNIIGSLLAADAAELLQFTRMTCELVWNMRSLLKPIIACLNGVTAGAGAILAMSSDFRIAAEGARIAFLFVRVGLSGADMGACYILPKIVGLTKATELLMTGDFISAEEAYRIGLYHRVVPTDQLSDITAELATRLAAGPANGLAVTKQQLNSESLPRLKEVLEAEATAQAKCMLHPDFKEGYDAFMQKRTPKFL; encoded by the coding sequence ATGATGGCGCCTGAAAGCTTCGAGCTCCACATCGCGGATGGCATCGCGCAGATCGTTTTGAGCCGGCCGGAAGCTTACAACGCCCTTACTTTCGACGTTTACCGCGAGCTGAATCAATGTTTCATTGAGCTACAGACTGAGGATTCCGTTCGTGTGGTGATTCTGTCGGGCCGCGGTAAAGCTTTTTGCAGCGGTGGAGATGTGCGCAACATTATTGGTAGCTTATTAGCTGCAGATGCAGCAGAATTGCTGCAATTCACGCGCATGACATGTGAACTTGTTTGGAACATGCGCTCCTTGCTGAAACCCATCATTGCATGCTTGAATGGTGTGACAGCAGGGGCCGGCGCAATTCTCGCGATGTCTTCCGATTTTCGCATCGCGGCAGAAGGCGCGCGAATCGCCTTCCTATTTGTGCGGGTTGGTCTTTCCGGCGCGGACATGGGCGCCTGTTATATTCTGCCGAAAATCGTAGGACTTACAAAAGCAACCGAGCTGCTGATGACCGGTGATTTCATTTCAGCGGAAGAAGCTTACCGGATCGGTTTGTATCACCGCGTTGTTCCAACCGATCAGCTTTCCGACATTACAGCAGAACTCGCTACGCGTCTCGCTGCCGGACCGGCGAATGGCCTGGCCGTCACCAAACAGCAGTTAAATTCGGAATCTTTACCCCGCCTGAAGGAAGTCCTGGAAGCGGAAGCAACAGCGCAAGCGAAATGCATGCTCCATCCGGACTTCAAAGAAGGCTATGACGCATTCATGCAAAAAAGAACCCCGAAATTCTTATGA